One genomic segment of Methanocorpusculum sp. includes these proteins:
- a CDS encoding ABC transporter substrate-binding protein: MQKKLILIFMAFVMCVMVVFTAGCTDPGSDNATVEILYTGAGTMPGLLATGQIDGYINWQPFVAVALEGNIGKVISYSQDLPPEGTWKNHTCCVFGANSKALENPDVASSLTALMILGNKYINDYPDKAAVLTADWLFSSQNLTYGNVTVSSIDVMKTSIPTIKFSSEVTESWMDSNEAFIQSQRELGLVTAKLASTSKDESAAILYDFGPYDSAVAQVESGIFITPAPTSTISIGYLPSDHHAPLFVLLKDWEYFKNTYNCYLKPVTEKTGKITDAELYINGQKVADVKLVEGTGGSQLMTLLQQNAIQYALAGTPPFISAVDKSTGDMSLKILSPIMLEGSGLVAYLSSPANDWDGFVAWVKSRSAEGKNVVLGDPQLGSIQDVMLKSALDYAGIAYVVKSA; encoded by the coding sequence ATGCAGAAAAAGCTGATTCTGATTTTTATGGCATTCGTTATGTGTGTCATGGTGGTTTTTACCGCAGGATGTACCGACCCCGGAAGTGACAATGCTACCGTGGAGATTCTCTATACCGGAGCCGGAACAATGCCCGGACTTCTTGCAACCGGCCAGATCGACGGTTACATCAACTGGCAGCCTTTTGTTGCCGTTGCCTTAGAAGGTAACATCGGAAAAGTGATTTCATATAGTCAGGATCTTCCACCTGAAGGAACCTGGAAAAATCATACCTGCTGTGTGTTCGGTGCCAACTCCAAAGCTCTGGAGAATCCTGATGTCGCATCAAGCCTTACGGCTCTGATGATCCTTGGAAACAAATATATCAACGATTATCCGGATAAAGCAGCAGTCCTGACCGCCGACTGGCTCTTCTCGAGTCAGAATCTGACCTATGGAAATGTGACCGTCAGTTCGATTGATGTGATGAAGACCTCGATTCCGACGATCAAGTTCTCCAGCGAAGTTACCGAGTCTTGGATGGACAGCAATGAGGCGTTTATCCAGTCCCAGCGTGAACTTGGTCTTGTTACTGCAAAACTCGCATCGACATCTAAGGATGAGTCTGCAGCAATCCTTTACGACTTTGGTCCGTATGATTCGGCAGTTGCACAGGTAGAAAGCGGAATATTCATCACGCCTGCTCCTACATCGACCATCTCGATCGGATACCTACCCAGTGATCATCACGCACCCCTGTTCGTTCTCCTGAAGGACTGGGAATACTTCAAGAATACCTATAACTGTTACCTGAAACCTGTCACGGAAAAGACCGGTAAGATCACTGATGCCGAACTCTACATCAACGGTCAGAAGGTCGCCGATGTCAAACTTGTCGAAGGAACCGGCGGATCCCAGCTGATGACCCTTCTCCAGCAGAATGCCATTCAGTATGCACTTGCCGGCACTCCGCCTTTTATCAGCGCAGTTGATAAGAGTACCGGTGACATGAGTCTCAAGATCCTCTCACCGATCATGCTTGAAGGATCCGGACTTGTAGCTTATCTCTCCTCCCCGGCCAACGATTGGGATGGGTTTGTTGCCTGGGTGAAGTCACGCAGCGCCGAAGGCAAAAATGTTGTTCTCGGTGATCCC
- a CDS encoding ketopantoate reductase family protein, producing the protein MRILLLGAGAVGLSIAAKLSKYAEVFAVCRERCSTSIEKDGFYLTGIWGTETFRFPCGTVPPKGSWDYIIISTKAAATREICEQYNHLFGEAEVVSLQNGIGNEEIIAEYTDHVLGAMIITGFEWKADNAVFVSVDGGETAFGRFPSGKDAKADCLAELFNKAGMRATSSENIRGTVWSKALYSCSLNPLGAIMECPYGELLREPAWTIITSIVHEAFEVARAEMVILTQKTADEYLEFLKTKKIPPTAAHFSSMYQDIAAGRKTEVDYINGAIVALGKRHNIPTQVNETIVNLTHFKEELSCR; encoded by the coding sequence ATGAGAATATTACTACTTGGTGCCGGAGCTGTAGGACTCTCAATCGCGGCAAAATTATCGAAATATGCAGAAGTCTTTGCTGTATGCCGGGAAAGATGCAGTACATCTATAGAAAAAGACGGGTTTTACCTGACAGGCATCTGGGGGACGGAGACTTTCCGGTTTCCCTGCGGTACAGTCCCTCCCAAAGGATCATGGGATTATATCATTATCTCCACCAAAGCAGCCGCCACACGGGAGATCTGCGAGCAGTATAATCATCTATTCGGTGAGGCAGAGGTAGTAAGTCTTCAAAACGGAATCGGCAATGAAGAGATCATTGCCGAGTACACAGACCATGTGCTTGGGGCAATGATCATTACCGGATTTGAGTGGAAAGCCGACAATGCGGTTTTTGTATCCGTCGACGGCGGTGAGACGGCCTTTGGCAGATTCCCAAGTGGGAAAGATGCAAAAGCAGACTGCCTAGCGGAGTTGTTCAACAAAGCAGGAATGCGGGCGACCTCCTCTGAAAACATCAGAGGTACAGTCTGGTCAAAGGCATTGTACAGCTGTTCTCTGAATCCGCTCGGCGCAATCATGGAATGTCCCTACGGAGAACTGCTCAGAGAACCTGCCTGGACCATCATCACCAGTATCGTTCACGAAGCATTCGAGGTTGCACGCGCAGAAATGGTCATACTAACCCAGAAGACCGCGGACGAGTATCTTGAGTTCCTGAAGACGAAAAAAATACCCCCGACAGCCGCGCATTTCTCCTCAATGTATCAGGATATTGCTGCGGGCCGCAAAACCGAGGTGGATTACATCAATGGGGCGATCGTAGCACTCGGAAAAAGACACAATATCCCCACACAGGTGAATGAAACGATCGTCAATCTCACGCATTTCAAAGAGGAGCTGTCATGCCGATAA
- a CDS encoding molybdenum cofactor guanylyltransferase, translated as MPIKRSAMILAGGEARRVNGREKYLFSYRGCSFISRLVMTFEGLVDEIVIVAKNERQTEHFAGLPAIVRCTWDKKSGLGPIGGISAGLDEIQGDMVFISACDMPTVHKPIVQYLFENIGEYDAIIPEWENTDLEPLHAVYRVSALREYIAKHESLSLRDMINTLNTKRIPPEMFRTIDPQLESFRNVNTLEELLAMGPEAAYQEKHPEK; from the coding sequence ATGCCGATAAAACGATCTGCGATGATTCTTGCAGGCGGCGAAGCAAGGCGGGTAAATGGACGCGAGAAATATCTGTTTTCCTATCGGGGATGTTCCTTCATCTCCCGACTTGTGATGACTTTCGAAGGGCTCGTTGATGAGATTGTCATCGTTGCAAAAAATGAGAGGCAAACCGAGCATTTTGCAGGACTACCCGCAATCGTCAGATGTACCTGGGATAAAAAATCCGGACTCGGGCCAATCGGGGGAATCTCAGCAGGTCTCGACGAGATACAGGGAGATATGGTGTTTATCTCGGCATGTGATATGCCCACCGTCCATAAACCGATCGTACAATATCTGTTTGAAAACATCGGAGAATATGATGCAATCATCCCTGAATGGGAAAACACCGACCTTGAACCGCTCCATGCAGTCTACAGAGTATCAGCACTCAGAGAGTATATCGCAAAACATGAGTCACTTTCGCTCCGCGACATGATCAATACGCTGAACACAAAACGAATCCCTCCCGAGATGTTTCGAACGATCGATCCACAACTTGAAAGTTTCAGAAATGTGAATACGCTGGAAGAGCTTCTTGCCATGGGTCCCGAAGCCGCATATCAGGAAAAACATCCTGAGAAGTAA
- a CDS encoding NusA-like transcription termination signal-binding factor, with protein MSEITISEDAMRMIAQFENLTGAGARDCVVDDKFGRILFVINPGEMGLAIGKKGASIKKASDAFGKKVEVVEYNPDKVQFIRNCFLPVQVQTVIFEEDEEENTEVAYIEVADADRGLAIGKEGRNIIKAKKLAFRQFDIANVELKQEEEEESDEDES; from the coding sequence ATGAGTGAGATTACTATTTCCGAAGACGCCATGCGTATGATTGCCCAGTTTGAGAATCTCACCGGTGCAGGTGCAAGAGACTGTGTTGTCGATGATAAATTCGGCCGCATCCTCTTTGTTATCAACCCCGGAGAGATGGGACTTGCAATCGGAAAGAAGGGTGCCAGCATCAAGAAGGCATCTGACGCTTTCGGTAAGAAGGTCGAGGTCGTTGAATACAATCCAGATAAAGTTCAGTTTATCAGAAATTGTTTCCTCCCTGTCCAGGTACAGACTGTCATCTTCGAAGAGGATGAAGAGGAAAATACTGAAGTTGCCTATATCGAGGTTGCAGATGCCGACCGCGGTCTTGCCATCGGTAAAGAAGGCAGAAATATTATCAAAGCAAAGAAACTCGCTTTCCGCCAGTTTGATATCGCCAATGTCGAGCTCAAACAGGAAGAGGAAGAAGAGTCAGACGAAGACGAGTCATAA
- a CDS encoding 50S ribosomal protein L30e, producing MDFNLSLRRAMKTGEVTLGQNSVEKIVAENKAELVIIAKNAPIKVRAFLAANESIPLYEFKGSSRQLGKECGRDHMISVLAIVNAGESDILSLKSE from the coding sequence ATGGATTTCAACTTATCTTTAAGAAGAGCAATGAAAACCGGCGAGGTCACCCTCGGCCAGAACTCTGTTGAGAAAATCGTTGCTGAAAACAAAGCAGAACTCGTCATCATCGCAAAGAATGCCCCGATTAAAGTCCGAGCATTTCTTGCAGCAAACGAAAGCATCCCCCTTTATGAATTCAAAGGAAGCTCCCGTCAGCTCGGTAAAGAATGTGGTCGTGACCACATGATCAGTGTCCTTGCGATCGTTAATGCGGGCGAATCCGATATCCTCTCCCTTAAGAGTGAATAA
- a CDS encoding DEAD/DEAH box helicase has translation MEETKTFADFAISEEILQAIGDMGFEEPTPIQVMAIPQILDGKDVTGQAQTGTGKTAAFGIPIIERLDPDNKNVQALVLSPTRELAIQTAEEFSRLMKYKKGLNVVPIYGGQPIDRQLRALKGNVQVVIGTPGRVIDHIKRGTLHLDSIKMFILDEADQMLDMGFRDDIEDIFRDTPKDRQTILFSATMPQPILDITRRFQHDPQFLKITRKELTVPQIEQTYIEVRERDKLEALCRTLDMNNPELALVFCNTKRTVDDLMSRMQARGYFVEALHGDMKQQQRDRVMARFRAGTIDVLIATDVAARGIDVDDVDIVFNYDVPQDVEYYVHRIGRTARAGRAGKSVTFVAPREIYKLRDIQRYAKIQIAKTPLPTLDDVAEMKQQIFLDKVRDIMASGNLEMYLPLVEQLLETETETDSESTAEVTSIQVAAALLKMHLDSGKNVSQSEDIKPLQPSASISETFTPGTVESSGAEAGMVRFRISLGKNQQIRPKDIVGAFAGECDIPGSSIGRIDLYNNYSYVDVPLEHANLVAEVMGSKTIRGQELEISIAAPRTAEEEEHERDRDKGGDRRGSSSGGYRSGGSSSSGGDRRGGSSGGYRSGGSSYGNRGGSSGGSSYGNRGGSSGGSNYRSGDRSSGSGDRRSFSRGSSGPAAPRRDSGHGFYGRD, from the coding sequence ATGGAGGAAACAAAAACATTCGCGGATTTCGCGATCTCTGAAGAAATACTTCAGGCGATAGGCGACATGGGATTTGAGGAGCCAACACCAATTCAGGTAATGGCAATACCACAGATCCTTGATGGGAAAGATGTAACGGGGCAGGCTCAGACGGGAACGGGAAAAACGGCAGCGTTTGGGATTCCAATTATTGAAAGGCTTGATCCAGATAACAAAAATGTACAGGCACTTGTCCTGTCACCAACAAGGGAACTTGCAATACAGACCGCCGAGGAATTCTCTCGGCTGATGAAATATAAAAAAGGGCTGAATGTAGTCCCGATTTACGGTGGACAGCCGATCGACCGCCAGCTCCGTGCCCTCAAAGGCAATGTGCAGGTCGTCATCGGAACCCCGGGTCGTGTAATTGATCACATCAAACGTGGGACCCTGCATCTCGACTCGATCAAGATGTTCATCCTTGATGAAGCTGATCAGATGCTTGATATGGGATTCCGTGATGATATCGAGGATATTTTCCGAGATACACCAAAGGACCGGCAGACTATCCTGTTCTCGGCCACAATGCCGCAGCCGATCCTGGACATCACCAGAAGGTTCCAGCATGACCCTCAGTTCCTGAAGATCACCCGTAAGGAACTTACGGTCCCTCAGATCGAGCAGACCTATATCGAGGTCAGAGAACGCGACAAACTCGAAGCACTTTGCCGCACTCTTGATATGAACAACCCCGAACTCGCACTCGTGTTCTGTAACACGAAGAGAACGGTGGATGATTTAATGAGCCGGATGCAGGCGCGCGGATACTTTGTGGAAGCTCTCCACGGAGATATGAAGCAGCAGCAGCGGGATCGTGTCATGGCACGCTTCCGGGCCGGTACCATCGATGTCCTGATTGCAACGGATGTTGCAGCACGCGGTATCGATGTTGATGATGTGGATATTGTATTCAATTATGATGTTCCGCAGGATGTCGAGTATTATGTACACCGTATTGGCAGAACTGCCCGTGCAGGCAGGGCCGGAAAATCCGTGACGTTTGTTGCTCCACGTGAGATCTACAAACTCAGGGATATCCAGCGGTATGCAAAGATCCAGATCGCCAAGACCCCTCTGCCGACTTTGGATGATGTAGCTGAGATGAAACAGCAGATCTTCCTGGACAAAGTCCGGGATATCATGGCTTCAGGAAATCTTGAGATGTATCTTCCCCTCGTTGAGCAGCTTCTTGAGACGGAAACCGAGACAGACTCTGAATCCACAGCAGAAGTGACCAGTATTCAGGTCGCGGCAGCTCTTCTGAAGATGCACCTTGATTCCGGTAAGAATGTCAGTCAAAGTGAGGACATTAAGCCTCTTCAACCCTCTGCCTCAATCTCTGAGACGTTTACGCCCGGGACCGTTGAAAGCAGCGGTGCTGAGGCGGGTATGGTCAGATTCAGGATCTCCCTTGGTAAGAACCAACAGATCCGCCCGAAGGATATCGTCGGAGCCTTTGCAGGCGAGTGCGACATCCCGGGCTCCTCAATTGGCAGGATCGATCTGTACAACAACTACTCCTATGTCGATGTTCCCTTAGAGCATGCAAATCTTGTTGCCGAGGTCATGGGTTCCAAGACCATCCGTGGTCAGGAACTTGAGATCTCCATCGCAGCACCACGTACTGCTGAAGAAGAGGAACATGAGCGTGACCGGGACAAAGGCGGAGACCGGCGTGGAAGTTCCTCTGGCGGATACAGAAGCGGCGGATCATCCAGCTCAGGCGGAGACCGGCGCGGAGGTTCCTCTGGTGGATACAGAAGCGGCGGCTCCTCCTATGGAAACCGCGGTGGAAGTAGTGGCGGCTCCTCCTACGGAAATCGTGGCGGAAGTAGTGGCGGAAGTAACTACCGTAGCGGGGACCGGAGTTCCGGCAGCGGTGACAGAAGAAGTTTCAGCCGCGGAAGCAGCGGACCGGCAGCCCCCAGAAGGGACTCCGGTCACGGCTTCTACGGAAGAGATTAA
- the thpR gene encoding RNA 2',3'-cyclic phosphodiesterase encodes MVRVFIAVEPAEEIRDRLEQAGMSLRESNARLTLPTADQMHITLKFLGEVQTSSIPKIATTLEKVKGTPFQLTAARVSTFGQRVIKAEVTDQGSCAALAKQIDGFLLPLGFPKETRPFSPHITLARIKEYAPDLAAKTDILQDKEFGTCMIDEILLKQSTLTSKGSIYTTLARVKL; translated from the coding sequence ATGGTACGGGTATTTATAGCAGTTGAACCTGCCGAAGAGATAAGAGATAGACTGGAACAAGCCGGAATGTCGCTTCGGGAATCAAATGCACGACTGACTCTGCCAACAGCAGATCAAATGCATATCACGCTGAAGTTTTTGGGAGAGGTCCAAACGAGCAGCATTCCAAAGATCGCCACTACTCTGGAAAAAGTGAAGGGCACACCATTCCAGTTGACCGCAGCACGGGTCAGTACGTTTGGTCAGCGGGTAATCAAAGCTGAGGTGACCGATCAGGGATCCTGTGCAGCTCTTGCAAAACAGATCGACGGATTCCTGCTCCCGCTCGGATTTCCAAAGGAAACACGACCGTTTTCCCCCCACATCACCCTTGCACGAATAAAGGAATACGCACCCGATCTTGCGGCAAAGACAGACATACTCCAAGATAAGGAGTTTGGCACATGTATGATAGATGAGATACTCCTAAAGCAGAGTACATTAACCTCCAAAGGATCAATATATACCACACTTGCCCGGGTGAAGTTATGA
- the cca gene encoding CCA tRNA nucleotidyltransferase produces the protein MRDKIEEEVLENVRPADEERREVQEMGQKLIDAVVRIAGVPAMMTGSVARGTWVRGDKDIDIFMLFPPSLSRDELQEKGLAAAYGVVEMFNGSSEEKYAEHPYLNAVIDGFDVDLVPCYHVASTAEMKCAVDRTPFHTRYLLDRIGSLRDDVLLMKQFAKGGGVYGSDHMTGGFSGYLCELLILAYGGFTELLQAAATFRYGEVIDIEGFYPDKKTIRKLFSEPLIVIDPTDKARNVAAALTPTRFSEFMELARDYCAKPDPCYFIPDAPTSISKQEFTETLEKRGTTMLALSFKTPAYVPDTVVPQLRKTMESIKNQLVGEDFPVHRAEVAMGTERCLILFELLVATLPSIILREGPPVWVHDNADSFVEKYLRENEHAGPWISEDRYYTEVTRKYTHAFDLLADPQKILSGSIGKHVRMSMEEGYKVLVGEEIWSPEFAFFLSAYFAKSSHAVRKLRVIDQR, from the coding sequence ATGAGAGATAAAATAGAAGAGGAGGTATTAGAGAACGTTCGACCGGCGGATGAGGAGCGGCGCGAAGTTCAGGAAATGGGGCAAAAACTCATCGATGCAGTGGTCCGGATCGCCGGCGTGCCGGCAATGATGACAGGGTCCGTGGCACGAGGAACGTGGGTACGCGGAGACAAAGACATCGACATCTTCATGCTGTTTCCTCCTTCACTATCCCGGGATGAACTGCAGGAAAAAGGACTTGCCGCTGCATACGGCGTGGTGGAAATGTTCAACGGCTCATCCGAAGAGAAGTATGCCGAACATCCCTACCTGAATGCCGTTATCGATGGATTCGATGTGGATCTGGTCCCCTGCTACCATGTTGCATCGACCGCAGAGATGAAATGTGCAGTCGACCGGACACCATTCCACACCAGATACCTGCTTGACCGAATCGGAAGCCTCCGGGACGACGTCCTCCTTATGAAACAGTTTGCAAAAGGCGGAGGAGTATACGGATCAGACCATATGACCGGTGGATTCTCCGGATACCTCTGCGAACTGCTCATCCTCGCATACGGCGGATTTACCGAACTTCTCCAGGCCGCAGCAACGTTCCGTTATGGAGAGGTCATCGACATCGAAGGATTCTACCCGGACAAAAAAACGATAAGAAAACTGTTCTCCGAACCGCTGATTGTCATTGATCCGACCGATAAAGCCAGAAATGTGGCGGCAGCATTAACACCGACACGCTTCTCCGAGTTCATGGAGCTTGCCCGGGACTACTGCGCCAAACCGGATCCATGTTACTTCATCCCGGATGCACCCACGTCGATCTCAAAGCAGGAATTCACAGAGACACTGGAAAAACGCGGAACCACAATGCTGGCCTTATCCTTTAAGACCCCGGCATACGTTCCAGACACGGTCGTCCCTCAACTGAGAAAAACGATGGAATCCATCAAAAATCAGCTGGTCGGCGAAGACTTTCCCGTTCATCGGGCGGAAGTGGCGATGGGGACTGAACGCTGCCTTATCCTCTTCGAACTGCTTGTTGCGACCCTCCCGTCGATCATCCTTCGGGAAGGACCGCCCGTCTGGGTGCATGACAATGCGGACAGTTTCGTGGAAAAATATCTCCGGGAAAATGAGCACGCAGGGCCGTGGATCAGTGAGGACCGGTATTACACCGAGGTCACTCGCAAATACACACATGCCTTTGACCTTCTGGCAGATCCACAGAAAATTCTCTCCGGTTCTATCGGAAAACATGTGAGAATGTCTATGGAAGAAGGATACAAAGTACTCGTAGGCGAGGAGATATGGTCGCCCGAGTTCGCCTTCTTCCTCTCGGCATACTTTGCGAAAAGCTCACATGCTGTCAGAAAACTTCGGGTTATTGATCAGAGATGA
- the larE gene encoding ATP-dependent sacrificial sulfur transferase LarE translates to MTLSEILKENSPALVALSGGTDSMTLLAAFVKERLPVSAITIRSEFTVPEEVTRAEKFARKLGVDWTVIDVSVLSDERLWFNPPNRCYICKKLIMTALLEFADGKTVCDGTHADDSAEDRPGRKALMELGIISPFALAGIGKKEIYSLAKELGVTIIPSSSCLATRIPFGEEVTEDNMKKIAEAELFLREKGISEMLRVRLSSGHAVIETEKNERDKAELYLDDLKTFGFSTITFTEYKTGGENSWNKIQQ, encoded by the coding sequence ATGACACTATCAGAGATCCTGAAAGAAAATTCGCCCGCACTTGTCGCCCTCTCAGGAGGGACAGACAGTATGACTCTGCTCGCTGCATTCGTCAAAGAGAGACTGCCGGTTTCCGCTATCACGATCCGATCTGAGTTTACCGTGCCCGAAGAAGTTACACGGGCAGAGAAGTTCGCACGAAAGCTCGGCGTAGACTGGACCGTCATCGACGTTTCTGTGTTATCCGATGAACGTCTGTGGTTCAACCCGCCGAACCGGTGTTATATCTGCAAAAAACTCATCATGACCGCACTTCTCGAATTTGCTGACGGAAAAACAGTCTGTGACGGGACACATGCGGACGACTCCGCAGAAGACCGACCCGGGAGAAAAGCCCTAATGGAACTTGGTATCATCAGTCCGTTTGCATTGGCAGGTATCGGAAAAAAAGAGATTTACTCACTAGCAAAGGAACTTGGCGTCACGATAATTCCCTCATCTTCGTGTCTTGCTACACGGATTCCGTTCGGCGAGGAGGTCACCGAAGACAACATGAAAAAAATCGCAGAAGCCGAATTGTTCCTGCGGGAAAAAGGGATCTCAGAAATGCTTCGTGTACGTCTTTCATCAGGACACGCCGTCATCGAAACAGAAAAAAATGAGAGAGACAAAGCAGAATTATATTTAGATGATCTGAAAACCTTCGGGTTTTCCACAATAACATTCACAGAATACAAAACAGGAGGAGAAAACTCATGGAACAAAATACAGCAGTAA
- the thiI gene encoding tRNA uracil 4-sulfurtransferase ThiI: MEQNTAVMVRIGELWLKSEPVKKQFMLALTRNIKTALDAQKIDYSIEEYRGRILIFGDTKRIAPIVSKIFGIVDVSICETTTNQPEDMAKTALKFAEKKLKPGMRFAVRARRQHVSGFTSQQLASMIADVIWEKIPDFVVDLDDPEYEVFVEAREYGGIVYDERIPGQGGLPLGTAGRAVTLLSAGIDSPVAAWLMMKRGVIISGLFMDGGRWAGPATRYLAMDNVRILSTWCPGRGIPLWIANLEPFFDAMTNSCDRHYTCLFCKRFMMRVAEGVAEQNKMEGIVSGENLGQVASQTLQNMGVITASVKLTVLRPLLTYDKEEIVAISRRIGTYHESPGDTGCLAVPKKPATRSAQELIDSEENKLDMDKLVREAVLSAELWIAKDGEIFQKILSE; this comes from the coding sequence ATGGAACAAAATACAGCAGTAATGGTTCGGATCGGGGAGCTCTGGCTCAAAAGCGAACCGGTAAAAAAACAGTTCATGCTTGCCTTGACACGAAACATCAAAACGGCTCTGGACGCACAGAAAATCGACTACTCCATCGAGGAGTATCGGGGCCGCATCCTGATCTTCGGCGACACAAAACGAATCGCCCCGATCGTTTCAAAGATCTTCGGTATCGTTGATGTCAGTATCTGCGAGACCACCACAAACCAGCCGGAAGACATGGCAAAAACGGCCCTCAAGTTTGCTGAGAAAAAACTTAAGCCAGGTATGCGGTTTGCGGTCAGGGCACGACGTCAGCATGTGAGCGGATTTACGAGCCAGCAGCTTGCCAGCATGATCGCCGATGTGATCTGGGAGAAGATCCCTGATTTCGTCGTCGATTTGGACGACCCCGAATATGAAGTTTTTGTCGAGGCACGGGAATACGGAGGTATCGTGTACGATGAAAGGATCCCGGGACAGGGAGGTCTCCCCCTTGGAACAGCAGGACGTGCCGTGACCCTTCTCTCAGCTGGTATCGACTCACCTGTCGCCGCATGGCTCATGATGAAACGAGGTGTGATAATCTCCGGTCTTTTCATGGACGGGGGCAGATGGGCGGGGCCTGCCACGCGGTATCTGGCTATGGACAACGTACGGATCCTTTCCACCTGGTGTCCCGGGCGCGGCATTCCCCTCTGGATCGCGAACCTTGAACCGTTCTTCGATGCGATGACAAACTCCTGCGACCGGCATTATACCTGCCTCTTCTGTAAGAGATTTATGATGCGGGTGGCCGAAGGCGTAGCAGAGCAAAACAAAATGGAGGGGATCGTTTCCGGAGAAAATCTCGGTCAGGTGGCATCCCAGACGTTACAGAATATGGGCGTGATTACTGCCTCGGTGAAGCTCACGGTCCTGCGCCCTCTCCTTACCTATGACAAAGAGGAGATTGTGGCGATCTCCCGGCGGATCGGCACATATCATGAAAGTCCGGGCGATACTGGATGCCTTGCGGTCCCCAAAAAACCGGCAACACGTTCTGCTCAGGAGCTTATCGACTCCGAGGAGAACAAACTTGACATGGATAAACTCGTCCGAGAAGCTGTCCTGTCAGCCGAACTCTGGATCGCAAAGGACGGAGAGATATTCCAGAAAATACTCTCCGAGTGA
- a CDS encoding HypC/HybG/HupF family hydrogenase formation chaperone — protein sequence MCIAVPAEILEIRDGNVALVDYGELQQEVRIDLVDVKVGEFVLVHVGFAIQRLSREEGLETRELFKEVYKAMEEPDHA from the coding sequence ATGTGTATCGCAGTTCCCGCAGAAATTCTTGAAATCCGCGACGGAAATGTCGCACTCGTTGATTACGGTGAACTCCAGCAGGAGGTTCGCATCGATCTTGTTGATGTAAAAGTCGGCGAGTTTGTTCTTGTACATGTCGGGTTTGCCATACAGCGGCTCTCGCGAGAGGAAGGATTGGAGACGCGGGAACTGTTTAAAGAAGTATATAAAGCAATGGAAGAACCGGACCATGCATGA
- a CDS encoding hydrogenase maturation nickel metallochaperone HypA has protein sequence MHESGIAYDVYVTSKRAAEENHAKLVKTIYVDIGSMAMVNPEQVEFMFHTFITDDPMFAETKLVFNTILPIAECTCGYKGPEIFVCPNCGKLPHMIQGREILVKNLEIETGESE, from the coding sequence ATGCATGAATCCGGGATCGCCTACGATGTATACGTGACTTCAAAACGGGCGGCCGAAGAGAATCACGCAAAACTGGTGAAAACCATTTATGTGGATATCGGATCCATGGCCATGGTAAACCCTGAACAAGTGGAGTTCATGTTCCATACATTTATCACTGACGATCCGATGTTCGCGGAGACAAAACTCGTTTTTAATACCATTCTTCCTATTGCCGAGTGCACATGCGGATACAAGGGGCCGGAGATCTTTGTCTGTCCCAACTGCGGCAAACTGCCCCACATGATTCAGGGAAGAGAGATCTTGGTGAAAAATCTTGAAATCGAAACAGGTGAATCTGAATGA